The Halobacterium sp. CBA1132 genome has a segment encoding these proteins:
- a CDS encoding ATP-dependent DNA helicase — protein MKVADVPGLPEGVADHLESGGIEELYPPQAEAVEAGVAEGESVVASVPTASGKTLIAQLAMLSAIEDGGTALYIVPLRALAGEKATEFEAFEQFGLSVGVSTGNYEDDGSRLSDNDIIVATSEKVDSLVRNGAGWIDDLSCVVADEVHLVDDDHRGPTLEVTLAKLRQRVQDLQVVALSATVGNADEIADWLDAELVDSEWRPIDLRTGVHYGQAVHYDDGTQEELATGGSDSQTAAIVEDTLADDGSTLVFVNSRRNAEAAARRLADVTKQGISDDDRERLRKVADEIRGVSDTETSTDLADAVEKGAAFHHAGLSREQRELVEDAFRDRAIKVVSATPTLAAGVNTPSRRVVVRDWQRYDGTAGGMQPLSVLEVHQMFGRAGRPGRDPYGEAVLLANDHDELEELFDRYIYAEPEPVRSKLAAEPALRTHVLAAVATGFTTTEDALHEFLGETLYATQTDDPGRLKSVTRDVLAYLDRNEFVEREDGTLRATSTGHLVSQLYVDPMSAATLVDGLRAAERSETASGGRQRASGDPEDAGFQTASEMQEPAPEADGDTGEGGASPTPFGLFHLVSRTPDMYELYLRSGDREQYTELAYEREDELLGSAPREEEAAFEDWLSALKTAKLLEDWASELDEDRIAERYGVGPGDIRGKVETAEWLLHAAERLAGDLDDVESAAAVREARKRVEYGVREELLDLAGVRNVGRKRARRLYNAGVESRADLRDAEKSLVLGAVRGREKTAERILENVGHSNPEMDSVDADADAVAAAEEADRGGQANLGDFS, from the coding sequence ATGAAAGTCGCGGACGTACCCGGTCTCCCCGAGGGGGTCGCCGACCACCTCGAATCGGGGGGCATCGAGGAGCTGTACCCGCCGCAGGCCGAGGCCGTGGAGGCGGGCGTCGCGGAGGGCGAGAGCGTCGTCGCGAGCGTGCCGACCGCCAGCGGGAAGACCCTGATTGCGCAGTTGGCGATGCTGTCGGCCATCGAGGACGGCGGCACCGCCCTCTACATCGTGCCGCTGCGCGCGCTCGCCGGCGAGAAGGCCACCGAGTTCGAGGCGTTCGAGCAGTTCGGGCTGTCCGTGGGCGTCTCCACGGGGAACTACGAGGACGACGGCTCGCGGCTGTCGGACAACGACATCATCGTCGCGACCTCCGAGAAGGTCGACTCGCTCGTACGCAACGGTGCTGGCTGGATCGACGACCTCTCGTGTGTGGTCGCGGACGAGGTCCACCTCGTCGACGACGACCACCGCGGCCCGACGCTGGAAGTGACGCTCGCGAAACTCCGCCAGCGCGTGCAGGACCTCCAGGTGGTGGCGCTGTCGGCGACGGTCGGGAACGCCGACGAGATAGCTGACTGGCTGGACGCCGAACTCGTGGACTCGGAGTGGCGGCCAATCGACCTGCGGACGGGCGTCCACTACGGGCAGGCGGTCCACTACGACGACGGCACGCAGGAGGAACTCGCGACCGGCGGCAGCGACAGTCAGACCGCTGCCATCGTGGAGGACACGCTCGCGGACGACGGCTCGACGCTCGTGTTCGTGAACTCCCGGCGGAACGCGGAGGCAGCGGCGCGCCGGCTCGCGGACGTCACCAAGCAGGGCATCAGCGACGACGACCGCGAGCGCCTCCGGAAGGTCGCCGACGAAATCAGGGGCGTCAGCGACACGGAGACCAGCACCGACCTCGCGGACGCCGTGGAGAAGGGCGCGGCGTTCCACCACGCGGGATTGTCGAGAGAGCAAAGAGAGCTCGTCGAGGACGCGTTCCGCGACCGCGCCATCAAAGTCGTCTCCGCGACGCCGACGCTCGCGGCGGGCGTGAACACGCCGAGCCGCCGAGTCGTCGTGCGGGACTGGCAGCGCTACGACGGCACTGCGGGCGGCATGCAGCCGCTGTCCGTGCTGGAGGTCCACCAGATGTTCGGGCGCGCGGGCCGCCCCGGTCGAGACCCGTACGGCGAAGCGGTGCTGCTCGCGAACGACCACGACGAGCTAGAGGAGCTGTTCGACCGGTACATCTACGCGGAGCCCGAGCCCGTGCGCTCGAAACTCGCGGCGGAGCCCGCGCTCCGCACGCACGTCCTCGCGGCCGTCGCGACGGGATTCACGACAACGGAGGACGCACTCCACGAGTTCCTCGGGGAGACGCTGTACGCCACGCAGACCGACGACCCCGGGCGGCTGAAGAGCGTCACGCGGGACGTGCTGGCGTACCTCGACCGGAACGAGTTCGTGGAGCGCGAGGACGGCACGCTGCGCGCGACCAGCACGGGCCACCTCGTGAGCCAACTGTACGTCGACCCGATGAGCGCGGCGACGCTGGTCGACGGACTGCGGGCGGCAGAACGCAGCGAGACGGCCAGCGGTGGCCGCCAGCGAGCGAGTGGCGACCCCGAGGACGCCGGCTTCCAGACCGCCAGCGAGATGCAGGAACCAGCGCCAGAGGCGGACGGTGACACCGGCGAGGGGGGCGCGAGTCCGACGCCGTTCGGGCTGTTCCACCTCGTGAGCCGGACGCCGGACATGTACGAACTCTACCTGCGGTCGGGGGACCGCGAGCAGTACACGGAGCTCGCCTACGAGCGCGAGGACGAACTGCTCGGGTCTGCACCCCGCGAGGAGGAGGCGGCCTTCGAGGACTGGCTGTCGGCGTTGAAGACCGCGAAGCTCCTCGAAGACTGGGCCTCGGAGTTGGACGAGGACCGCATCGCGGAGCGCTACGGGGTCGGCCCCGGGGACATCCGCGGGAAGGTCGAGACCGCAGAGTGGCTGCTGCACGCCGCCGAGCGCCTCGCCGGCGACCTCGACGACGTGGAGTCGGCGGCCGCTGTGCGCGAGGCGCGCAAGCGCGTGGAGTACGGCGTCCGCGAGGAACTCCTCGATTTGGCGGGCGTGCGGAACGTCGGCCGGAAGCGCGCTCGCCGCCTCTACAACGCGGGCGTCGAGTCGCGCGCCGACCTCCGGGACGCCGAGAAGAGCCTCGTGCTGGGGGCGGTGCGCGGCCGCGAGAAGACCGCCGAGCGCATCCTGGAGAACGTCGGGCACTCGAACCCCGAGATGGACAGCGTGGACGCCGACGCGGACGCGGTGGCGGCCGCCGAGGAGGCCGACCGTGGCGGGCAGGCGAATCTGGGGGACTTCTCGTGA